Proteins encoded together in one Camelina sativa cultivar DH55 chromosome 9, Cs, whole genome shotgun sequence window:
- the LOC104715116 gene encoding histidine--tRNA ligase, cytoplasmic-like has product MASKVSLPEELAGEDNSYDALMGICSAIDKKCSVLFRIVDAVAALSCEATKADVMSFSSLDSGDGCGDKDAIAVCGDMKVLLNGSELVGKQQVEAVSKIPRIHGKFRSVVKSFSADIKDVKKSAKNSAGADEVLGTSLSSLSVAINYLRECSMSRLNLSFESIVNDDLRKVFSTLRGKSSSDYQNAHQEAYTALFRGQYVNFARLVYESLEVLYTTLGFEAVASFFALHGEEKTKPVPVLGKGTRILVQFIKERLFSEDLIETSVEVEKVVSLLHPKDPAFACFLAKIKEIVQSNETRSKSKKNETRRLPKLPKGTRDFAREQMAVREKAFSIVQNVFKRHGATSLDTPVFELRETLTQKYGEDSKLIYDIADQGGELCSLRYDLTVPFARYMAMNGITSSFKRYQIGKVYRRDNPSKGRYREFYQCDLDIAGLYERMAPDFEVVKILTELLDELQIGDYEVKLSHRKLLDGILELCGVPPEKYRTICSSIDKLDKQSFEKVKKEMVEEKGLSSETADRIGTFVKERGQPMELLSKLRQEGSELLSNESSKEALEDLSILFEALERSNCINRIVFDLSLARGLDYYTGFIFEAVCKGAEVGSIGAGGRYDNLIGMFGTRQVPAVGVSLGIERVFTILEELHKEVVRSTETQVLVSVMMKNELPEAADLVSQLWDANIKAVFLVSKRQEKHLKLAMESGIPWMVIVDKKELKGGVVRLKNMFTGIEEEIERLPRDSFVDRLMKHLST; this is encoded by the exons ATGGCAAGCAAAGTCTCTCTCCCGGAGGAATTGGCCGGAGAAGACAATTCGTATGATGCATTGATGGGAATATGTTCGGCGATCGACAAAAAGTGTTCGGTCCTTTTCCGGATTGTGGATGCGGTTGCTGCTTTGAGCTGCGAGGCTACAAAGGCTGATGTGATGTCTTTTAGCTCGTTGGATTCAGGAGACGGGTGTGGGGACAAAGACGCCATTGCAGTTTGTGGTGACATGAAGGTATTGCTAAACGGATCTGAACTCGTTGGAAAACAACAAGTCGAAGCGGTTTCAAAGATCCCTAGAATCCACGGGAAGTTCCGTTCCGTTGTGAAGAGTTTTAGTGCTGACATTAAAGATGTGAAGAAATCCGCAAAAAACTCTGCAGGAGCTGATGAGGTTTTGGGAACATCATTGTCGTCTTTGTCAGTAGCTATTAACTACTTAAGAGAATGTTCGATGTCACGCTTGAATCTATCTTTTGAGTCTATTGTAAACGATGATTTGAGGAAGGTATTCTCGACTTTGCGAGGAAAGAGCTCTTCTGACTACCAGAATGCTCACCAAGAAGCATACACTGCTCTTTTTCGTGGGCAATACGTCAACTTTGCTCGCCTTGTGTATGAGTCTCTTGAAGTTTTGTATACTACTCTCGGTTTCGAAGCTGTGGCTTCTTTCTTCGCCCTTCACGGTGAGGAGAAGACAAAACCTGTCCCTGTCCTTGGTAAAGGGACACGCATACTTGTCCAGTTTATCAAGGAAAGATTGTTCAGTGAAGATCTGATTGAGACATCGGTGGAGGTGGAGAAAGTAGTGTCTCTTTTGCACCCGAAGGATCCTGCCTTTGCTTGCTTCTTGGCTAAAATAAAGGAGATTGTACAAAGTAACGAAACTAGAagtaaatccaaaaaaaacgaaactagAAGACTTCCAAAGCTCCcaaag GGAACACGTGATTTCGCAAGAGAGCAGATGGCAGTACGAGAAAAAGCGTTTTCAATTGTACAAAATGTATTCAAGAGGCATGGTGCTACATCCCTTGATACACCTGTTTTCGAATTGAGAGAGACACTTACGCAAAAGTACGGAGAAGACTCCAAGCTGATTTATGACATCGCTGACCAG gGAGGAGAGCTCTGTTCTTTAAGATATGACTTAACTGTTCCATTTGCACGTTATATGGCTATGAATGGTATCACATCATCATTCAAAAGATACCAAATAGGTAAAGTATACCGAAGGGATAACCCATCTAAAGGTAGATATCGAGAGTTTTATCAATGCGATCTCGATATCGCCGGTCTTTATGAAAGAATGGCACCTGATTTCGAGGTTGTAAAGATCTTGACTGAACTTCTTGATGAACTACAAATTGGTGATTATGAGGTGAAGCTCAGTCACAGGAAGCTGCTTGACGGTATCTTGGAGCTTTGTGGAGTACCACCGGAAAAGTACAGAACCATCTGTTCGAGTATTGACAAGTTAGACAAGCAGTCGTTTgagaaagtgaagaaagaaatggtGGAAGAGAAGGGTTTGTCTTCAGAGACAGCAGACAGAATCGGTACTTTTGTAAAGGAAAGAGGACAACCTATGGAACTGTTGTCGAAACTAAGACAAGAAGGGAGTGAGCTGTTAAGTAACGAATCATCAAAAGAAGCACTTGAAGATTTGAGTATTCTGTTTGAAGCACTTGAAAGATCGAATTGCATCAATAGAATAGTATTTGATCTGAGTCTTGCGAGAGGTCTTGATTACTACACTGGCTTCATCTTTGAAGCCGTCTGCAAAGGAGCTGAG GTCGGATCAATCGGGGCTGGTGGGCGATATGATAACCTTATTGGAATGTTTGGGACAAGGCAAGTTCCAGCAGTTGGTGTGAGTCTTGGTATTGAGAGGGTGTTTACGATATTGGAAGAGCTTCACAAGGAG GTGGTTCGATCAACAGAGACACAAGTGTTGGTTAGCGTCATGATGAAAAATGAGTTACCTGAAGCTGCAGATTTGGTAAGTCAGCTTTGGGATGCAAACATAAAAGCAGTGTTCCTTGTGagcaaaagacaagaaaagcaTTTGAAGCTGGCCATGGAATCTGGCATTCCTTGGATGGTGATTGTGGACAAAAAAGAACTCAAAGGCGGTGTTGTTAGATTGAAGAATATGTTTACAGGGATTGAAGAGGAAATAGAACGACTTCCCAGAGATAGTTTCGTCGACAGACTGATGAAGCATCTCAGCACTTGA
- the LOC104710735 gene encoding protein AIG2 A gives MTSSDQSPSHNVFVYGSFQEPAVVGLILECTPVIVSAQLHGYHLYRLKGRLHPCISRCENGVVNGKILTGLTDAHLENLGMIEGDDYVTKTVEVVLTDTCEKMDVKTCVWANKDDPDMYGEWDFEEWKRLHMEKFIEASNKFMEWKKNPNGRSREEFEKFLLADPLASA, from the exons ATGACTAGCTCCGATCAATCTCCATCGCATAACGTCTTTGTCTACGGCAGTTTCCAAGAACCAGCCGTCGTAGGTCTGATTCTTGAATGCACTCCAGTCATCGTCTCCGCTCAACTCCACGGCTA TCACTTGTATAGACTCAAGGGTCGTTTGCATCCATGCATATCTCGTTGTGAGAATGGTGTAGTCAACGgaaag ATACTAACTGGATTAACAGATGCTCACTTAGAGAATTTAGGTATGATTGAAGGAGATGATTATGTGACGAAGACTGTTGAAGTTGTTTTGACT GACACTTGTGAGAAGATGGATGTGAAAACTTGTGTATGGGCAAACAAGGATGATCCTGATATGTATGGAGAATGGGATTTTGAG GAATGGAAGCGGCTTCATATGGAGAAATTCATAGAGGCCTCGAATAAGTTTATGGAATGGAAGAAGAATCCGAATGGGAGAAGTAGGGAAgagtttgagaagtttctactCGCAGATCCTTTGGCTTCGGCTTGA
- the LOC104710734 gene encoding protein AIG2 A-like: MSVRQKSSKVGFSPENIKVRHYLSKLIQLPSASDSNRLSEIRKMTSSDQSPSHNVFVYGSFQEPAVVGLILECTPIIVSAQLHGYHLYRLKGRLHPCISPCENGVITGKILTGLTDTQLENLDMIEGDDYVRKTVQVVLTETCEKMNVETYVWANKDDPDMYGEWDFEEWKQLHMEKFIEASKKFMEWKKNPDGRSREEFEKFVLADPPTTAA, from the exons ATGTCAGTAAGACAAAAGTCAAGTAAGGTTGGCTTTAGTCCAGAGAATATAAAAGTACGACACTACCTAAGTAAACTCATTCAGCTACCATCTGCCTCTGATTCAAACAGACTCAGTGAAATCAGAAAGATGACTAGCTCCGATCAATCGCCATCGCACAACGTCTTCGTCTACGGCAGTTTCCAAGAACCAGCCGTCGTTGGTCTTATCCTCGAGTGCACTCCGATCATCGTCTCCGCTCAACTCCACGGCTA TCACTTGTATAGACTCAAGGGTCGTTTGCATCCATGTATATCTCCTTGTGAGAATGGCGTTATCACCGGCAAG ATACTAACTGGATTAACAGATACTCAGTTAGAGAATTTAGATATGATTGAAGGAGATGATTATGTGAGGAAGACTGTCCAAGTTGTTTTGACT GAGACTTGTGAGAAGATGAATGTGGAAACATATGTATGGGCAAACAAGGATGATCCTGATATGTATGGAGAATGGGATTTTGAG GAGTGGAAGCAGCTTCATATGGAGAAATTCATAGAGGCGTCAAAGAAGTTTATGGAATGGAAGAAGAATCCTGATGGGAGAAGTCGGGAAGAGTTTGAGAAGTTTGTACTCGCAGATCCTCCCACCACCGCGGCTTGA